One genomic region from Sulfurimonas sp. hsl 1-7 encodes:
- a CDS encoding TolC family protein: MSVKPSLFVVLFFGVSSFFTLANAEDVALTEDKNSILKQKQKSIEAGAEVQRYEWLSPLNLSASHTQQYSDKTNTRSGLSQLSASFSQNLFRSGGIYYTIKYANDKYNYDALSLEQQHKNYQKEIILSALRIKKYELQLKQSGYLIENKKITLFLKQTQYELGDIDITLLNDALMEKNTEQTNYVLLQETLANEQLELQKYTEAAADSISLPTFSLIDEETYTKNNYNIAMAKQQNSVTYDSYRKGMAEYLPSLKFNAQATYTSYDSGAVVLNQNGTLYSAGLVLNIPLDYNTFAAKEEMYASFLEQKAQTNDTQREELLEYKKTLLSIKRYQDVNKILQENLELYTKLKKITQKAFETGYKTGYDVQILENSINSAKLEIEINKINIQLSLATLHFALRDTKEQL; the protein is encoded by the coding sequence ATGAGTGTCAAACCATCATTATTTGTTGTTTTATTTTTTGGTGTGAGCAGCTTTTTTACTCTTGCTAATGCCGAAGATGTAGCATTGACGGAAGATAAAAACAGTATTTTAAAACAAAAGCAAAAAAGCATAGAAGCGGGAGCAGAGGTACAGCGTTACGAATGGCTCTCACCTCTTAATCTCTCCGCTTCACATACACAGCAGTACTCAGATAAAACAAACACAAGAAGCGGACTTTCACAACTCTCGGCTTCATTTTCACAAAACCTTTTTCGCTCGGGCGGGATCTACTATACGATCAAGTATGCTAATGACAAGTACAATTACGATGCCCTTTCACTAGAGCAGCAGCATAAAAACTACCAAAAAGAGATCATCCTATCGGCATTACGCATTAAAAAGTATGAACTTCAGCTCAAACAGAGTGGGTATTTGATCGAAAACAAAAAGATTACACTCTTTTTAAAACAGACACAGTACGAACTTGGCGATATCGACATCACCCTTTTAAATGATGCCTTGATGGAGAAAAACACTGAACAGACAAACTACGTACTTTTGCAGGAGACACTTGCAAATGAGCAGTTGGAATTGCAAAAATACACGGAAGCAGCGGCAGACTCCATCTCTTTGCCAACATTTTCATTGATCGATGAGGAAACTTATACCAAAAACAACTATAATATTGCCATGGCAAAACAACAAAACAGTGTTACTTACGACAGCTATAGAAAAGGGATGGCTGAGTATCTTCCTTCTTTAAAATTCAATGCACAAGCGACCTACACAAGTTATGACAGCGGTGCCGTTGTTTTAAATCAAAACGGTACACTCTACAGTGCAGGCTTAGTGCTCAATATTCCGCTTGATTACAACACTTTTGCAGCAAAAGAGGAGATGTATGCTTCTTTTTTAGAGCAAAAAGCACAAACAAACGATACCCAAAGAGAAGAGCTTCTGGAGTATAAAAAAACACTTCTAAGCATCAAGCGCTATCAAGATGTAAACAAAATTTTACAAGAGAACTTAGAACTCTATACGAAGTTGAAAAAGATCACGCAAAAAGCTTTTGAAACAGGGTATAAAACAGGATACGACGTGCAGATTTTAGAAAACTCTATCAACTCTGCAAAACTGGAGATAGAGATAAACAAAATAAATATACAACTCTCCCTTGCTACATTACATTTTGCACTAAGAGATACAAAGGAACAATTATGA
- a CDS encoding ArsS family sensor histidine kinase: MQRHSILFKINMIFAIAFLALLLIASFTFHFESERQRHDLFDRLSNIAKALSVDEWKTQTQTLHKLALSQGLEVVEEPMRSQVMANAIQRHPPNITPEFLPPMIPLSYKEREYILYKRNGVEFLFQDKEEGSKHFPIVTTVMVLLMLLLSILYNFVRKSISPIQMMREQIKAYGEGKMIKKLEIEKKDEISILYQEFYQSVQKLHNMENSRKLFLRNIMHELNTPIAKGKLIAAMADIKNKRILNNIFERLEMLVKELASVEKFSSSNYELKMRSYPIIELIDHAKDMLYIEKNLSNDVDLQKIDCDFDMMSIVFKNLIDNSLKHGKNSFISYKEGSICFSSEGEILKHPLEHYTQAFIKGDGFETSQEGLGLGLYIVNDLLNKQGYRLQYFYENNMNYFKIEKSEK, from the coding sequence ATGCAAAGACACTCTATACTTTTTAAAATAAATATGATCTTCGCAATTGCTTTTTTGGCACTCTTGTTGATCGCCTCGTTTACATTTCATTTTGAATCGGAGCGACAAAGACACGATCTTTTCGATCGACTCTCCAATATTGCCAAAGCACTCTCGGTAGATGAGTGGAAAACTCAGACACAAACCCTACATAAACTAGCACTCTCACAAGGGCTTGAGGTTGTTGAGGAACCAATGCGTTCACAGGTGATGGCCAATGCGATACAAAGACACCCGCCAAACATAACTCCCGAGTTTTTACCCCCTATGATCCCTCTTTCATATAAAGAGAGGGAATATATTCTGTACAAACGGAATGGTGTAGAGTTTCTGTTTCAAGATAAAGAGGAGGGTAGTAAACATTTTCCGATTGTAACTACCGTTATGGTTTTATTGATGTTACTGCTGAGTATACTTTATAATTTTGTGAGAAAAAGCATCTCCCCTATTCAGATGATGCGTGAGCAGATCAAAGCGTATGGAGAGGGGAAGATGATTAAAAAACTGGAGATTGAAAAAAAAGACGAGATCTCCATACTCTATCAGGAGTTTTATCAAAGTGTACAGAAACTGCACAATATGGAAAACTCCCGCAAACTTTTTTTACGAAATATTATGCATGAGTTAAACACCCCTATCGCAAAAGGGAAGTTGATAGCTGCGATGGCGGATATAAAAAATAAAAGGATATTAAACAATATCTTTGAGCGCCTTGAGATGTTGGTAAAAGAGCTGGCAAGTGTAGAGAAGTTCTCTTCGAGCAACTATGAGCTTAAGATGAGGTCGTACCCTATTATTGAGTTGATTGATCATGCAAAAGATATGCTCTATATTGAAAAAAATTTATCAAATGATGTCGATTTACAAAAAATAGATTGTGATTTTGATATGATGAGTATTGTATTTAAAAATTTGATCGACAACTCTTTGAAGCACGGTAAAAATAGTTTTATCTCATACAAAGAGGGGAGTATCTGTTTTAGTAGTGAAGGGGAGATCTTAAAGCATCCCCTTGAACACTATACCCAGGCATTTATTAAAGGGGATGGATTTGAAACATCCCAAGAGGGCTTGGGCTTGGGACTTTATATAGTCAATGACCTCTTGAATAAACAGGGATATAGGTTACAATACTTTTATGAGAATAATATGAACTATTTTAAAATTGAAAAAAGTGAGAAATAG
- a CDS encoding response regulator transcription factor: MAEILMIEDDEEMIQLLEQYLGKNGFNLFSLTSPLSAMDKLSTQHFDLVLLDLSLPEMDGLELCEKIKQAHPLLPVIISTARADVDDKVTGFDAGADDYVAKPYDPRELVARMKTHIKRAKNIFASTESSFRIDEQKFQIYQDEVLLDLTMAEYELFTLLIRHKDMVVSREFIVNSVNAIQWESSDHSINVIIGRVRQKIGDDVKQPKFIKSIRGVGYQYIGD; encoded by the coding sequence ATGGCTGAGATATTGATGATAGAAGATGATGAGGAGATGATCCAACTGCTAGAGCAGTACTTGGGTAAAAACGGTTTTAACCTTTTTAGTTTGACATCCCCTTTATCTGCCATGGATAAACTCTCAACGCAACATTTTGACCTTGTACTTTTAGACCTCTCTTTGCCTGAGATGGATGGTCTGGAGTTATGTGAAAAGATCAAACAGGCCCATCCTCTTTTGCCTGTAATCATCTCGACAGCTCGAGCTGACGTAGATGATAAAGTGACGGGTTTTGACGCAGGAGCCGATGATTATGTAGCAAAACCTTACGATCCAAGAGAGTTAGTTGCAAGGATGAAAACCCATATAAAACGTGCAAAAAATATTTTTGCTTCTACAGAATCATCTTTTCGTATTGATGAACAAAAGTTTCAAATATATCAAGATGAGGTTTTGCTTGACCTTACCATGGCAGAGTATGAGCTGTTTACACTCTTGATAAGACACAAAGATATGGTGGTAAGCAGAGAGTTCATTGTCAACAGCGTAAATGCAATTCAGTGGGAAAGCAGTGATCATAGTATAAACGTGATCATCGGAAGGGTTCGTCAAAAGATTGGCGATGATGTGAAACAACCAAAGTTTATAAAGTCGATACGCGGTGTCGGGTATCAGTATATCGGAGATTAG
- a CDS encoding EF-hand domain-containing protein, whose product MNVTNSNQMQSYTQQMQMRPPNADEIFSKIMQAVDSNEDGSISSDELSVLNEEQQARLTQADSDGNGLISEDELLSQIADHIASKEQMKQGKPGGMEMPSVEELLTQIMQDSDTDGDGVISAEEVSALDERQQEKLAQADTDGDGIITQEELSTQISADMQSRADMPPPPPPPSQEMTMNSFKDMLVSAVESDSDEDDTTDTASQIQDFLMNLGLSETESNNILSLLENKRFDVTA is encoded by the coding sequence ATGAATGTAACTAATTCTAATCAGATGCAGAGTTATACACAACAGATGCAGATGCGACCACCAAACGCAGATGAGATCTTTAGCAAAATTATGCAGGCTGTAGATAGTAACGAAGACGGCTCTATTAGTTCAGATGAGCTAAGTGTTCTAAATGAAGAGCAACAAGCACGTCTAACACAAGCAGATAGTGACGGAAACGGTCTGATCTCAGAAGATGAACTCTTAAGTCAGATTGCTGATCATATTGCTTCAAAAGAACAGATGAAACAAGGTAAACCGGGTGGCATGGAGATGCCGAGTGTCGAAGAGTTACTCACTCAGATTATGCAAGATAGTGATACCGATGGCGACGGTGTTATCAGTGCTGAGGAGGTAAGTGCTCTTGATGAAAGACAACAAGAAAAACTTGCTCAAGCGGACACAGACGGCGATGGTATTATAACGCAAGAGGAGCTTTCAACACAAATCAGTGCAGATATGCAGTCTCGCGCAGATATGCCACCACCACCTCCGCCTCCATCACAAGAGATGACAATGAACAGTTTTAAAGATATGCTTGTCTCTGCCGTAGAATCAGATTCAGATGAGGATGATACTACCGATACAGCTTCACAAATCCAAGATTTTCTTATGAATCTGGGACTCAGTGAAACAGAGAGTAATAACATTCTATCTTTACTTGAGAACAAACGATTTGATGTTACTGCATAA
- a CDS encoding DUF805 domain-containing protein, which translates to MKGNILFYDAEKLQGVISGEDGKRYTFTKEDVSGDGALNQGQEVDFLSEDGESAQDVYLLNATTPKVENVHISNGPATEYVLSKPGGLFSAKGCYTRAQWWKVFVSLIALSIALWMMEYFFVIKGMADMATNVLNGDAASEVSRRVDNKIGLGMVISVIFTISWFVMFWVSLVTSIKRFHDANLSGWMWLLNFIPFVGPIIVFIINGFVGTKPLGNMYCVAKNAHGMPIVKGSPEAEALENVEAQQIEIKEKIKQEKANKPPMSPGTKKKIAIGVGVFLAAAIPAIYFAFFMHYTYTVTESNGAKTSIEYKSYVSYMTDKVKDGAQLEWYADGKPKLEAHYNNDLKDGVFKRWTQEGVLISEENYKLDRKDGVFKVFEYNGKLNLEENYKEGQKDGAFKYYSTYTGKLVKEEHYKADKKDGAFKGWNSKGELENEEHYKNGLKDGVFKKYRNGKSYREENYKNGQKDGAFKVWSYYDGYLEREEHYKNGKKDGVFKRYNRDGSASSEENYKDGKKDGVFKSWSSKGLLRYENNYSMGKKHGVQKSYDYSSGRQTREENYKNGDKDGVFKSWNYKGVLVHEKNYSNNQPDGVQKYYDSSTGKLKNLETYSYGKRSGLYQRWYRGKKVEEGKYSYGKKDGYWKYWDSRGRLTKRYYSLGRLVRS; encoded by the coding sequence ATGAAGGGAAACATATTATTTTACGATGCAGAGAAGCTGCAGGGGGTAATCAGCGGTGAGGACGGTAAGCGTTATACGTTTACAAAAGAGGATGTTAGCGGTGACGGAGCATTAAATCAGGGGCAAGAGGTAGACTTTTTAAGTGAAGACGGAGAGAGTGCACAAGATGTATATCTGCTAAATGCAACAACTCCAAAGGTAGAGAATGTTCATATCTCAAACGGTCCGGCTACTGAGTATGTGTTATCTAAACCGGGGGGACTTTTTTCAGCGAAAGGGTGTTATACACGTGCACAGTGGTGGAAAGTATTTGTATCACTGATCGCTTTAAGTATAGCATTGTGGATGATGGAGTACTTCTTTGTCATTAAAGGTATGGCGGATATGGCTACAAATGTACTCAATGGAGATGCCGCTTCTGAGGTCTCACGCCGTGTAGATAATAAAATAGGTCTGGGGATGGTTATCTCGGTAATATTTACTATCTCATGGTTTGTAATGTTCTGGGTGAGTTTAGTAACTTCTATTAAACGTTTTCACGATGCAAATCTCTCTGGTTGGATGTGGCTGCTTAACTTCATCCCTTTTGTCGGTCCTATTATTGTGTTTATCATTAACGGTTTTGTAGGGACTAAACCGCTTGGTAACATGTATTGTGTAGCGAAAAATGCGCATGGTATGCCTATTGTAAAAGGTTCTCCTGAGGCAGAAGCTCTTGAAAACGTAGAGGCGCAGCAGATAGAGATAAAAGAGAAGATCAAGCAGGAAAAAGCAAATAAGCCTCCGATGTCGCCAGGGACAAAGAAAAAAATTGCAATAGGTGTAGGTGTGTTCTTAGCTGCGGCTATACCTGCTATCTATTTTGCATTTTTTATGCACTATACATATACAGTTACGGAATCAAACGGTGCGAAAACTTCTATAGAGTATAAAAGTTATGTTTCATACATGACAGACAAGGTCAAAGACGGTGCACAACTTGAGTGGTATGCAGACGGTAAACCTAAGCTTGAAGCTCATTATAACAATGACCTAAAAGACGGTGTTTTTAAGAGATGGACTCAAGAGGGTGTATTAATATCTGAAGAAAATTATAAACTGGATAGAAAAGATGGTGTTTTTAAAGTCTTTGAATATAACGGCAAACTTAATCTTGAAGAGAACTATAAAGAGGGTCAAAAAGACGGTGCCTTTAAATACTATAGCACTTATACTGGAAAGCTTGTAAAAGAAGAACACTATAAAGCTGATAAAAAAGATGGTGCCTTTAAAGGCTGGAACTCTAAAGGAGAACTGGAAAATGAAGAGCATTATAAAAATGGTTTAAAAGACGGTGTTTTCAAAAAGTACAGAAATGGCAAGTCTTATCGTGAAGAGAACTATAAAAATGGACAAAAAGATGGTGCATTTAAAGTTTGGAGTTATTATGACGGCTATTTAGAGCGTGAAGAGCATTATAAAAATGGGAAAAAAGACGGCGTTTTTAAAAGATATAACCGTGACGGAAGTGCATCTTCGGAAGAAAATTATAAAGATGGTAAAAAGGACGGTGTATTTAAAAGCTGGAGCAGTAAAGGTCTGCTGAGATACGAAAATAACTACTCTATGGGCAAGAAACACGGTGTACAAAAATCTTATGATTACTCTTCGGGACGACAAACTCGTGAAGAAAACTATAAAAACGGTGATAAAGACGGTGTATTTAAAAGCTGGAACTATAAAGGGGTATTAGTCCATGAAAAAAATTACTCTAACAATCAACCAGACGGTGTGCAAAAATATTATGATTCTTCTACCGGGAAATTAAAGAACTTAGAAACATATAGCTACGGCAAACGTAGTGGACTCTATCAACGTTGGTACCGTGGTAAAAAAGTAGAAGAGGGTAAATACTCTTACGGTAAAAAAGACGGCTACTGGAAATACTGGGATTCTAGAGGCAGACTTACAAAAAGATACTACAGTTTAGGAAGATTAGTACGTTCTTAA
- a CDS encoding GNAT family N-acyltransferase: MIMDVKGLVDANLSKQMKKLPVWGRKLTISSLQKLFCEERLNEIDRGKEHLKGLDFTDNLLDGLDITYTAKPQELKNIPATGRLIVIANHPTGMQDSFSLVQLIANARENKTVKLLINSMMYEISKGFGWGIPVDVTGGITKGSLKAINEALENEEAVIIFPAGYVNRFSFVKGLKDDTWKASFFKIAQKTKTPILPIKIKGSNSLPFYLVSLLLPNKISALLLMREFVNAAKQKPLCFTIGKVIPPESFTNKEVTTDEYIKMFYQHLYTLESNKGDILKTEITIGAPKNKKMLKEEVQRAEYLGDTADGKSIILADAKHSPFLLRELGRVREISFRAIGGGTGQAHDNDLYDEYYKHLILWDNDELEIVGAYRIGECEDIIKDKGRAGLYTYNLCTFSEDFKEYCGNSVELGRSFVQPKYWSTRALDNLWQGVGAYLAYNPKIKHTYGTVTINADTPKKAVAALVYFYSKHFACTSHMMQAKTPYEMSEEDKKEFDKLFNELSYKDGFTVLKKYLKELNTSVPTLFKQYTELYEEGAVRFFDFSVNEGLFGVVEGFIIADNSRMKKDKRKRYIENYEKLKVTDRLTGLYNRSYFYEKMNLVVKYQRKTDTNFAFVMLELCGVEVDDTMVVKVAKALQKSLRDDDMIIKWDKKKYALVLKNVSEDDLETIIGKLQASIKTASNYATTFYKEKENIEDTVVRVEHELYSKQALNEGLIVKAS, translated from the coding sequence ATGATAATGGATGTAAAAGGGTTAGTGGATGCAAACCTTTCAAAACAGATGAAAAAGTTACCTGTTTGGGGAAGAAAATTAACTATAAGCTCTTTGCAAAAACTGTTTTGCGAAGAGCGTTTAAACGAGATCGATAGAGGCAAAGAGCATTTAAAGGGTTTGGATTTTACAGACAATTTGTTAGATGGGCTTGATATAACTTACACTGCAAAACCCCAAGAGTTAAAAAACATCCCTGCAACGGGGAGGCTTATAGTTATTGCAAACCATCCAACAGGGATGCAAGACTCTTTCTCACTGGTACAGCTGATTGCAAATGCAAGAGAGAACAAAACGGTAAAACTGCTTATTAATTCCATGATGTATGAGATCTCAAAAGGGTTTGGCTGGGGGATTCCGGTTGATGTTACAGGCGGGATTACAAAAGGGAGCTTAAAAGCTATTAACGAAGCGCTAGAGAATGAGGAGGCCGTGATCATTTTTCCTGCGGGATATGTGAACCGTTTTTCATTTGTAAAAGGGCTTAAAGATGATACTTGGAAAGCAAGCTTTTTTAAAATTGCGCAAAAAACAAAAACACCGATACTTCCGATCAAAATCAAAGGGAGCAATTCACTCCCTTTTTATCTTGTTTCACTCCTTTTACCGAATAAAATTTCGGCTCTGCTACTCATGAGAGAGTTTGTCAATGCTGCAAAACAAAAACCGCTTTGTTTTACGATCGGAAAAGTTATTCCGCCCGAATCGTTTACAAATAAAGAGGTGACAACCGATGAGTATATCAAGATGTTTTACCAACACCTCTACACTCTAGAGAGCAACAAAGGGGATATCTTAAAAACGGAGATCACAATCGGAGCTCCGAAAAATAAAAAGATGCTCAAAGAGGAGGTGCAAAGAGCAGAGTATCTGGGAGATACGGCTGATGGGAAGTCGATTATCTTAGCAGATGCAAAACACTCTCCGTTTCTTCTGCGTGAACTCGGGCGCGTGCGTGAGATCTCGTTTCGTGCGATCGGCGGGGGAACGGGTCAGGCACACGATAATGACCTTTACGATGAGTACTATAAGCATCTGATCCTTTGGGATAACGATGAGCTGGAGATTGTGGGAGCGTATAGAATCGGCGAGTGTGAAGATATCATTAAAGACAAAGGGCGTGCAGGACTTTATACCTACAATCTTTGTACATTCAGTGAGGATTTTAAAGAGTACTGCGGGAACTCCGTAGAGCTTGGACGCAGTTTTGTGCAGCCTAAATATTGGAGTACGAGAGCGCTCGATAATCTCTGGCAGGGGGTTGGAGCCTATCTGGCATATAATCCGAAGATAAAACACACTTACGGTACGGTAACGATCAATGCAGATACTCCAAAAAAAGCGGTAGCGGCCTTGGTGTATTTTTACTCAAAACATTTTGCATGTACAAGCCATATGATGCAGGCAAAAACTCCTTATGAAATGAGTGAAGAGGACAAAAAAGAGTTCGACAAACTTTTTAATGAACTCTCATATAAAGATGGTTTTACAGTACTGAAAAAGTATCTTAAAGAGTTAAATACATCTGTCCCTACACTCTTTAAACAATACACGGAGCTTTATGAAGAGGGGGCTGTGCGCTTTTTTGACTTTAGTGTTAATGAAGGGCTTTTCGGTGTTGTTGAGGGGTTTATTATCGCAGATAATTCCCGTATGAAAAAGGATAAGAGAAAGCGTTACATAGAGAACTATGAGAAGTTAAAAGTAACGGATCGTTTAACGGGTCTATATAATAGAAGTTATTTCTACGAGAAGATGAATCTGGTAGTGAAGTATCAGAGAAAAACAGATACCAATTTTGCTTTTGTTATGTTAGAACTCTGCGGTGTAGAGGTAGATGATACTATGGTTGTAAAAGTTGCAAAAGCACTCCAAAAATCGTTAAGAGATGATGACATGATCATTAAATGGGATAAGAAAAAGTATGCACTGGTTTTGAAAAACGTATCTGAAGATGATTTAGAGACAATCATTGGCAAGTTACAGGCATCGATTAAAACAGCGTCAAATTATGCTACAACATTTTATAAAGAGAAAGAGAATATTGAAGATACAGTTGTTCGTGTGGAACATGAGTTGTATAGTAAACAAGCCCTTAATGAAGGACTTATCGTTAAAGCTTCATAG
- a CDS encoding efflux RND transporter permease subunit, producing MKRFVENIIRFRWWIVVLIPLLTIILGYQLKNVQFDGSYRIWFGKDSEALAKFDKFRSVFGNDDSIVIILEDEKGVFNKKALASIERLTQMLWETRFIARVDSLTNYQYIHKDDEYPDEIVIENFIEDLDLLSLQQLQEKKDVALKEDMLLGKLINGDATTTMIVGRLTPKASQYFGSSKIIYDLVNGYVKEESEKTGFHFRLAGGPPLNATFSSLGKHDATTYTPLAILIAMLLLWVIFKRISGVLLSIAVVIFTFVTVLSIQILLGFKLNNFTANMPIFIIAIGIADAMHLYWIYLLGRRQKLDNEEAIFYTLEKNFLPTFLTSITTAIGFGSLAISEIVPIKTLGIATANAALLAFVITIFFVPAVLAIINPKVKVKKVTKKEKKLGSFAQNYARFIRRYDLQILTITLFIFVLIGVGISQLRVDSNTIRYLRDDVVFKQTIHFIEEKLTGPMAYEIVVDSKKKDGIKDPAFMKKVEQFSNEFQTRYADVRHISSLVDVVKKFNDVMQGSKQIPNDQNLIAQYLLLYSLSLPQGMEINDKMDVDEQRLRVTASLNVVDTSLDLEMISWVEEWWKNTPYSAEVNGQTAMFAHMQHDVTDTLVESIVLAIVVVSFVMLLIFRNIRMIPLFIIPNVLPIILVIGVMGWLGMSIDIGVAISGAIIIGVAVDDTIHFLIKYKEAREKGLDFLGALAYTIEFAGLAIVFTTIVLSLAFAIFSLSQFMPNVNFGIITAIALVIAVVVDLVMLPAILSRYDGKKRSFLCEVKQ from the coding sequence ATGAAGCGCTTTGTTGAAAATATTATCAGGTTCCGTTGGTGGATTGTTGTTCTCATACCTCTTTTAACGATTATACTCGGCTATCAGCTTAAAAACGTACAGTTTGACGGCTCGTACCGTATTTGGTTTGGAAAAGACTCCGAAGCCTTGGCGAAGTTTGACAAGTTCCGCTCAGTTTTTGGAAATGATGACTCTATAGTAATTATTTTGGAAGATGAAAAGGGTGTCTTTAATAAAAAGGCTCTGGCTTCGATCGAGCGACTGACACAGATGCTCTGGGAGACCCGTTTTATTGCCCGTGTAGATTCGCTTACAAACTACCAGTATATCCATAAAGATGACGAGTATCCAGACGAGATTGTGATCGAGAACTTTATAGAAGATCTCGATCTCCTGTCTTTGCAGCAGCTCCAAGAGAAAAAGGATGTTGCACTTAAAGAGGATATGCTGCTAGGTAAACTGATAAACGGTGATGCTACGACAACTATGATCGTAGGGCGCCTGACACCTAAAGCAAGCCAGTATTTTGGCTCTTCAAAGATCATCTACGACTTAGTAAACGGCTATGTGAAAGAGGAGAGTGAAAAAACAGGTTTTCATTTCCGATTGGCAGGAGGCCCACCGCTCAATGCCACATTTAGTTCACTCGGTAAACACGATGCGACAACATACACCCCTTTAGCGATACTGATAGCGATGCTCCTTTTATGGGTTATATTTAAACGTATCTCTGGGGTACTTTTAAGCATAGCGGTTGTTATTTTTACATTTGTGACGGTGCTCTCTATCCAGATACTGCTCGGGTTTAAACTCAATAACTTTACAGCAAATATGCCTATATTTATCATCGCAATAGGGATAGCCGATGCGATGCACCTTTACTGGATCTATTTACTGGGGCGACGTCAAAAGCTAGACAATGAAGAGGCGATATTTTATACTTTGGAGAAAAACTTTTTACCAACTTTTTTAACGTCAATCACAACAGCCATAGGGTTTGGCTCTTTGGCAATCTCCGAGATTGTTCCCATAAAAACTTTAGGGATAGCGACTGCAAATGCCGCACTTTTAGCGTTTGTGATTACGATATTTTTCGTCCCTGCAGTTCTAGCTATTATCAATCCGAAAGTAAAAGTGAAAAAGGTTACGAAAAAAGAGAAAAAACTGGGAAGTTTTGCCCAAAACTATGCGAGATTTATCCGTAGATACGATCTGCAGATCTTAACGATTACTCTTTTTATATTTGTCCTTATCGGTGTTGGAATATCTCAGCTGAGAGTCGATTCAAATACGATCAGATATTTACGTGACGATGTGGTTTTCAAACAAACGATCCATTTTATAGAAGAGAAGCTTACAGGTCCTATGGCATATGAGATAGTGGTAGATTCTAAAAAGAAAGACGGGATAAAAGACCCTGCATTTATGAAAAAAGTTGAGCAGTTTTCAAATGAGTTTCAAACAAGATACGCAGATGTAAGACACATCTCTTCACTGGTTGATGTGGTAAAGAAGTTTAATGATGTGATGCAGGGGAGTAAACAGATTCCAAACGATCAAAACCTGATCGCACAGTATCTTCTTTTGTATTCACTCTCATTGCCGCAAGGGATGGAGATTAACGATAAAATGGATGTAGATGAGCAGCGTCTGCGTGTGACTGCTTCTTTAAACGTGGTGGACACCTCGCTTGACTTGGAGATGATCTCCTGGGTAGAGGAGTGGTGGAAAAACACACCATACTCTGCAGAGGTAAACGGGCAGACGGCGATGTTTGCCCATATGCAGCATGATGTGACCGATACGCTTGTGGAGTCTATCGTTTTAGCTATTGTAGTTGTTTCGTTTGTAATGCTTCTTATCTTTAGAAATATCCGTATGATTCCACTGTTTATCATCCCTAATGTCTTACCAATCATACTTGTTATCGGAGTGATGGGCTGGCTTGGGATGAGCATAGATATAGGTGTGGCAATATCTGGCGCCATCATCATCGGTGTTGCGGTGGATGATACTATCCACTTTCTTATAAAGTATAAAGAGGCGCGCGAAAAAGGGCTGGATTTTCTAGGTGCTCTTGCATATACGATCGAGTTTGCCGGTTTGGCAATCGTGTTTACGACGATAGTGCTGAGTTTGGCGTTTGCTATTTTCAGCCTTTCGCAGTTTATGCCAAATGTGAATTTCGGGATCATCACGGCAATTGCTCTTGTGATCGCAGTGGTTGTAGATCTTGTGATGCTGCCGGCAATTTTAAGCAGATACGACGGGAAAAAAAGAAGTTTTTTATGTGAGGTAAAGCAATGA